The Malus sylvestris chromosome 12, drMalSylv7.2, whole genome shotgun sequence genome contains a region encoding:
- the LOC126593574 gene encoding DEAD-box ATP-dependent RNA helicase 13-like yields the protein MAPPPLSRGLKRKAKKLKIQKQDAELERFDSLPWNPSLPNDDNAFSQVVGNNELEGGFLMLEEIDEAAYGFEIPEPQVANRNSKEDSKQREKSKKRKRSSGVDGGAGDGVEADGERILGKDDSELNKKKKKKQKQKKKKKPDQAQRIENVDGNGDNEFEDKSKDENVNSKKKRKRKTLTKKKNNAKKTLENVESTVDDDSKGKKEIDKESFDEDEYYAWHELRLHHLIMKSIYRLGFKNPTPIQKACIPAAAHQGKDIVGAAETGSGKTLAFGLPILQRLLDEKEKAVRMFDEKGEEAEKFAPKGLLRALVITPTRELALQVSDHLKAVAKDTDIRVVPIVGGMSKEKQERLLKARPEIVVGTPGRLWELMSGGEKHLVELHSLSFFVLDEADRMIENGHFHEMQSIIDMLPVRNTSTESHSENAQNSVAMSNFQRKKRQTFVFSATIALSPDFRKKLKRSSQKTNQSMSDGVNSIEALSERAGMRDNVSVIDLTNTSILANKLVESFIECREEDKDAYLYYILSVHGQGRTIVFCTSVAALRHISSLLCILGINVWTLHAQMQQRARLKAIDRFRGFEHGLLVATDVAARGLDIPGVRTVVHYQLPHSAEVYVHRSGRTARASADGCSIALIAPNETSKFASLCKSFSKESFQRFPMDSSYMPEVMKRLSLARQIDKIMRKDSQEKSKKNWVERNAELIELVVDHDDSEEERVKSHKQKKASSASLKKLQQELKMLLSRPLQPKSFSHRYLTGAGVSPFLLHQFEELAKQKFGDGSDSGDKKRSKLVVIGQDCVEPLQALRSAGHEVHIDGKEVAQKRRNMVTLRRKRKEEKTRLRDQRRKRKKQMKGGD from the exons ATGGCGCCACCCCCTCTCTCGCGCGGATTGAAGAGAAAAGCCAAGAAGCTgaaaattcaaaagcaagacGCAGAGCTCGAGCGCTTCGATTCGCTCCCATGGAACCCCTCTCTCCCCAACGACGACAACGCCTTCTCGCAAGTGGTCGGCAACAACGAGCTCGAAGGAG GTTTCCTAATGCTTGAGGAGATTGACGAGGCCGCATATGGGTTTGAAATTCCTGAACCACAAGTAGCAAATAGGAATAGCAAGGAAGACAGTAAGCAAAGGGAAAAGTCCAAGAAGCGGAAGCGCAGCAGTGGAGTTGATGGGGGTGCTGGTGATGGGGTTGAGGCGGATGGCGAAAGGATTTTGGGCAAGGATGATAGCGAgctaaataaaaagaagaaaaagaaacagaaacagaaaaagaaaaagaagccgGACCAAGCTCAGAGAATTGAGAATGTTGATGGAAATGGTGACAATGAGTTTGAAGATAAAAGCAAGGATGAGAATGTGAATTctaagaagaagaggaagaggaagacgttgacgaagaagaagaacaacgcCAAGAAGACCCTGGAAAATGTGGAGAGTACGGTTG ATGATGAtagcaaaggaaaaaaagaaattgacaaagagagttttgatgaagatgagtattATGCATGGCATGAGTTGAGACTCCATCATCTGATCATGAAATCAATATATAGGCTTGGGTTCAAGAACCCAACGCCAATACAAAAAGCTTGTATTCCTGCTGCTGCTCATCAAGGGAAG GACATTGTTGGTGCTGCTGAAACAGGGTCTGGAAAGACACTTGCTTTTGGTTTGCCCATTTTGCAACGGTTAttggatgaaaaagaaaagGCTGTAAGGATGTTTGATGAAAAGGGGGAGGAAGCAGAGAagtttgctccaaaaggtcttttACGGGCCCTTGTCATTACTCCCACAAGGGAACTTGCACTTCAG GTCTCTGATCATCTTAAGGCAGTTGCCAAGGATACTGATATTAGAGTGGTTCCAATAGTTGGAGGGATGTCAAAGGAAAAACAGGAGAGACTTCTAAAGGCTAGACCTGAGATTGTTGTTGGGACTCCAGGGAGATTATGGGAACTTATGTCTGGTGGAGAAAAGCATCTAGTTGAG TTACATTCGTTGTCTTTCTTTGTGCTGGACGAGGCTGATCGAATGATAGAAAATGGTCATTTTCATGAAATGCAGTCAATAATTGACATGCTTCCAGTGAGGAATACATCAACTGAATCCCATTCTGAAAATGCACAAAATTCTGTTGCAATGTCCAACTTCCAGAGGAAGAAAAGACAAACATTTGTTTTCTCTGCTACTATAGCACTTTCTCCTGATTTCCGTAAGAAGTTAAAGCGTAGTTCACAAAAAACCAACCAATCAATGTCCGATGGGGTGAATTCTATAGAAGCTCTAAGTGAGCGAGCAGGGATGAGAGACAATGTTTCCGTCATTGATCTGACAAATACATCCATTTTGGCAAATAAGCTTGTGGAGTCATTTATTGA ATGCAGGGAAGAAGATAAAGACGCCTACCTGTATTATATTTTAAGTGTTCATGGACAAGGCCGCACAATTGTATTTTGTACATCAGTTGCAGCTTTGCGACACATATCATCACTCCTGTGCATTCTTGGCATCAATGTCTGGACACTTCATGCTCAGATGCAGCAGCGAGCTCGCTTGAAG GCAATTGATCGTTTTCGTGGATTTGAACATGGTTTACTTGTGGCTACTGATGTTGCAGCAAGAGGCCTGGATATTCCTGGTGTTCGAACTGTTGTTCACTACCAGCTTCCACATTCAGCAGAA GTTTATGTTCACAGAAGTGGTAGAACTGCTAGAGCTTCTGCTGATGGGTGCAGCATTGCACTAATTGCACCAAATGAGACCTCCAAATTTGCTTCTTTGTGCAAATCATTTTCTAAG GAAAGTTTTCAGCGATTTCCCATGGACAGCTCATACATGCCTGAGGTCATGAAACGGTTATCTCTTGCACGTCAAATAGACAAGATTATGCGGAAAGATTCCCAG gagAAATCGAAGAAAAATTGGGTTGAAAGAAATGCagaattgattgaattggttgTGGACCATGATGACAGTGAGGAGGAAAGGGTGAAAAGTCATAAGCAAAAGAAAGCCAGCTCTGCGAGTTTAAAGAAGTTGCAGCAG GAGCTCAAGATGTTACTTTCGCGACCATTACAACCGAAGTCATTTTCACATCGTTATTTGACAGGG GCTGGTGTGTCACCTTTCCTGCTACATCAATTCGAAGAATTGGCTAAGCAAAAATTTGGTGATGGCAGTGACTCGGGAGATAAGAAAAGAAGCAAATTGGTAGTTATTGGTCAGGATTGCGTGGAACCACTCCAGGCACTTCGGAGTGCTGGGCATGAG GTACACATTGATGGGAAAGAGGTGGCTCAAAAGCGAAGAAACATGGTGACTCTgaggaggaaaagaaaagaggagaaaacac GTTTGAGAGATCAACGGAGAAAGCGGAAGAAACAGATGAAGGGAGGAGATTGA